The Dehalococcoidales bacterium sequence TCTCGGTAGGTTTATGGTCAACCCTCTTACTTAAGCCTACCCGCTGTAGAGACTCGATAGCACGCTGCCGCCGGTCATGAGCACCGCCGCTGTAGATAAGAGGGAGCTCCACATTGGAGAGAGCGGTAGCGCGCGGCAGCAGGTTGAAGTCCTGGAAGACAAAGCCTATCTTCTTATTTCTCACCTCGGCCAGCTGATTATCATTAAGCTGGCTGACATTCACCCCCTCAAAGAAGTAGCTGCCCGAGGTGGGCTTATCGAGGCAACCGATTAAATTCAGCATGGTGGACTTACCGGAGCCCGAGGCGCCGATGATGGCCACCATTTCCCCCATATTTATGGAGAGGCTGACTCCCCTCAGGGCGTTAACCTCCACCTTACCCATACGGTAGACCTTGGTCACCTTATTAAGCTCGATCATACTGCGGGACATATCCTCATCCAATCGGTCCGGTCTTAGCCGAAGAAACCGAACCCATCCGACTCCGAGCTGGTCTTGACCGAGACAACCACTATCTCTCCTTCGGCAAGCCCTTCCTTAATCTCGGTCTGAAAGCCGTCGCTGATGCCGATAACTACCGGCCGCTCCTCAATCTGCTCGTTAACCAACACGTAGACCACCGGGCCGCCTTCGCTGTAGCTGATTGCCCGGTCGGGTACCAGCAGGACATCACTTCGTTCCGTGCTAATGGTATCGGCGGTGGCACTCATACCGACCTTGAGTTTTGTTCCCTCGGGAACATCAAAGCTGATCCGGGCGTTGTAAAGCACCACACCGGCCTCTACGATCGGTACGGAAGCGATGGAGGTAACCGTACCCTCAA is a genomic window containing:
- a CDS encoding efflux RND transporter periplasmic adaptor subunit translates to EGTVTSIASVPIVEAGVVLYNARISFDVPEGTKLKVGMSATADTISTERSDVLLVPDRAISYSEGGPVVYVLVNEQIEERPVVIGISDGFQTEIKEGLAEGEIVVVSVKTSSESDGFGFFG
- a CDS encoding ABC transporter ATP-binding protein yields the protein MSRSMIELNKVTKVYRMGKVEVNALRGVSLSINMGEMVAIIGASGSGKSTMLNLIGCLDKPTSGSYFFEGVNVSQLNDNQLAEVRNKKIGFVFQDFNLLPRATALSNVELPLIYSGGAHDRRQRAIESLQRVGLSKRVDHKPTEMSGGEQQRVAIARALINNPPIILADEPTGNLDSKSSADIMDIFHDLHQEGKTIILITHESDIAAQAQRIVRICDGEIVSL